A stretch of Desulfobacter hydrogenophilus DNA encodes these proteins:
- a CDS encoding YdgA family protein, with product MKKLWIILICLAVVCATGLPIANGIIMERTIKSAVEENNNKAARTGTDLRIKILKYDRGLFSSRVKWSIENPGGFPGSEIAQVVLVNQGTHGFFSVNSHTSLQENPWYVQWVNTHLKGKDPLSIQTQYSLAGTMGSTIHMNAFSFEDKGKMIDIHALDLDVSTGKGFETLDAKGRWEGLSQGSEFVMGPVTFTSDLYQLTDIIWAGKNTFSVEQLKINDGKSDPVNLSGLTSNFSTSASEDKRVLTMVMDFHVDRIELGGKPLSNWAATLKLKQIDTASFEQGIALYSDIMTQTGQRLEKEGGDPGNFQTSVKEEMARNTPQLMSTLKGLLKKDLGIEIIGLDIALPEGKVTGELDLNLKKDLDPSNIFIFAMQPDMLFSFFNLDAQLSLPYALAGGIPNLTKPLFPGMTTGFFVIEGDLLSLDMHIKEEKLFLNGHQVVLNQ from the coding sequence CATCATCATGGAACGTACGATTAAATCAGCGGTTGAGGAGAATAACAATAAAGCGGCCAGAACCGGAACAGATCTTAGAATCAAAATTCTCAAATACGACCGGGGCCTGTTTTCGTCCCGCGTAAAGTGGTCCATTGAAAATCCCGGCGGGTTCCCCGGCAGCGAGATAGCGCAGGTGGTGCTGGTAAACCAGGGGACACACGGTTTTTTCAGTGTGAATTCACACACAAGCCTTCAAGAGAATCCCTGGTACGTGCAATGGGTGAACACCCATCTAAAGGGCAAAGATCCCTTGTCCATCCAGACTCAATATTCCCTTGCAGGCACCATGGGTTCCACAATACATATGAACGCCTTCTCCTTTGAAGATAAGGGAAAAATGATTGATATTCATGCCCTGGATCTTGACGTTTCCACGGGAAAGGGGTTTGAAACCCTGGATGCAAAAGGCCGGTGGGAAGGATTATCCCAGGGCAGTGAATTTGTGATGGGACCGGTGACGTTTACATCTGATCTGTACCAGCTCACAGACATAATCTGGGCCGGAAAAAATACATTTTCAGTGGAACAGCTGAAAATAAATGACGGGAAATCAGATCCTGTAAATCTTTCAGGACTCACCTCTAATTTCAGCACAAGTGCGTCCGAGGATAAAAGAGTACTGACCATGGTCATGGATTTTCATGTGGACCGTATTGAACTAGGGGGCAAGCCTTTATCCAACTGGGCTGCCACCCTTAAGCTGAAACAAATTGATACGGCGTCCTTTGAACAAGGTATAGCCCTGTATTCAGACATTATGACCCAGACAGGCCAACGCCTCGAAAAAGAAGGGGGAGATCCCGGTAATTTCCAGACAAGCGTAAAGGAAGAAATGGCCCGGAACACGCCACAACTCATGTCCACATTAAAAGGGCTGCTTAAAAAGGATCTGGGCATAGAAATCATCGGCCTGGATATCGCGCTGCCCGAGGGAAAGGTAACCGGAGAACTGGACCTTAACTTGAAAAAGGATTTGGACCCCTCGAACATTTTTATTTTTGCCATGCAGCCGGACATGCTATTTTCATTTTTTAACCTGGACGCTCAACTCAGTCTGCCCTATGCCCTTGCAGGCGGTATCCCTAATCTAACGAAACCGCTGTTCCCGGGAATGACCACCGGATTTTTTGTGATTGAAGGGGACCTTTTATCACTTGATATGCACATCAAGGAAGAAAAACTGTTTCTCAACGGACACCAGGTGGTACTGAATCAGTAG
- a CDS encoding NERD domain-containing protein produces the protein MKNIILIIILFLFLLPANCFSASDKIYSWIDEEGVRHFSDSPTYSVEQKIKGTDLFLIDRHGKKQVITPQRIIQTEASKKSFVNQVIFQQTKPKLKSGSGHLNINVFELFLSSVLPIVYPFFILLLLFIFLKLFISFFLKGSKLKRINSLKTKDKKYDSGVDWDSPDTNSSEFKGFEGEQTVIAMLYRFLDREKYHFFNDLILPENEGTTQIDHLIVSEYGIFIIETKNMKGLIYGNPYQKNWIQWLAGGKYPFQNPFRQNYKHKMCIEKLLKIESDVYFDVIVFMECAKFPKGQPDHVFYPNEFIKFVKSQTKTVLSGNEIDMILSAVESSMVEPSFEAEKKHKTYVKQLLNER, from the coding sequence ATGAAAAATATCATTCTTATTATCATTTTATTTTTGTTTCTCTTGCCTGCAAATTGTTTTTCCGCGTCAGACAAAATTTATTCATGGATAGATGAAGAAGGGGTTCGACATTTTTCAGATAGTCCTACGTATAGTGTTGAACAAAAAATAAAGGGGACAGACCTCTTTTTGATTGATCGCCATGGAAAAAAACAAGTTATTACCCCCCAAAGAATAATCCAGACTGAAGCTTCAAAGAAATCGTTTGTCAATCAGGTAATTTTTCAACAAACAAAGCCGAAGCTAAAATCCGGTAGTGGACATTTAAATATTAATGTTTTTGAGTTGTTTTTATCCTCTGTTCTCCCAATAGTGTATCCATTTTTTATACTTCTTTTACTATTTATTTTTCTAAAATTATTTATTTCATTCTTTTTAAAGGGATCAAAGTTAAAAAGAATTAACTCTCTAAAAACAAAAGATAAAAAGTATGACTCTGGTGTTGATTGGGATAGCCCTGATACAAATTCTTCTGAGTTCAAAGGTTTTGAAGGTGAACAAACAGTTATTGCGATGTTATATCGGTTTTTAGATCGTGAAAAATATCATTTTTTTAATGATTTGATATTGCCAGAAAACGAAGGAACTACTCAAATTGATCATTTGATAGTTTCTGAGTATGGAATTTTCATAATCGAGACTAAAAATATGAAAGGTTTAATATATGGGAATCCTTACCAGAAAAATTGGATACAATGGTTAGCAGGCGGTAAGTATCCTTTTCAAAATCCTTTTCGCCAAAATTATAAGCATAAGATGTGTATTGAAAAATTATTAAAGATTGAATCTGATGTTTATTTTGATGTGATTGTTTTTATGGAGTGTGCAAAATTTCCTAAAGGCCAACCGGATCACGTCTTTTATCCAAATGAATTTATAAAATTTGTGAAATCTCAAACAAAAACAGTTTTATCTGGTAATGAAATTGATATGATTCTTTCGGCTGTAGAGTCTTCTATGGTTGAACCGTCCTTTGAAGCAGAGAAAAAGCACAAAACATATGTAAAGCAACTTCTTAACGAAAGATAA
- a CDS encoding metal ABC transporter solute-binding protein, Zn/Mn family: MKRFVRFFTVISMIAVCCGHAWAEAPVPMFVSILPQQYFVQQIGKDKVAVSVMVQPGASPATYEPKPLQMAKLSKARLYFSIGVPFETFWLDKIASANPDMTIVHTDKGIEKQPMDVHHHEGEDQAGHHDHQASAEEDHDIENDHGHAGLDPHIWLSPKLVKIQAGHILDALATADPENKDFYTVNYNVFIKKLDALDQNLAQMLKDNSGMQFMVFHPSWGYFARDYNLKMIPIEIEGKNPKPADLQALIEHARNEGINVIFVQPQFSTKSAELVAREIHGQVLRADPLALDWLENMKKIAAQFKEVLK; encoded by the coding sequence ATGAAAAGATTTGTTAGGTTTTTTACTGTTATTTCAATGATTGCTGTCTGTTGCGGACATGCTTGGGCTGAAGCGCCGGTTCCCATGTTTGTCAGCATACTGCCCCAGCAATACTTTGTGCAACAGATTGGCAAAGATAAGGTGGCTGTTTCCGTGATGGTCCAACCCGGTGCAAGTCCGGCCACATATGAGCCAAAACCCCTACAGATGGCCAAACTATCCAAAGCCCGCCTCTATTTTTCCATTGGTGTTCCCTTTGAAACGTTCTGGCTGGACAAAATTGCATCCGCCAATCCGGATATGACCATTGTCCACACAGACAAAGGCATCGAAAAGCAGCCCATGGATGTGCACCACCACGAGGGAGAAGACCAGGCCGGTCACCATGATCACCAGGCCTCGGCTGAAGAGGACCATGACATTGAGAATGATCATGGACATGCCGGGCTGGACCCCCATATCTGGCTCTCCCCGAAACTGGTCAAGATTCAGGCGGGTCATATTCTTGACGCTCTTGCCACGGCAGATCCTGAAAATAAAGACTTTTACACAGTCAATTATAATGTTTTTATCAAGAAGCTTGATGCCCTCGACCAGAATCTGGCCCAGATGTTAAAAGACAACTCTGGTATGCAGTTTATGGTTTTTCATCCGTCATGGGGGTATTTTGCCCGGGATTACAACCTGAAAATGATTCCCATTGAAATAGAAGGCAAGAATCCGAAACCGGCCGATTTGCAGGCATTGATCGAGCATGCCAGGAACGAAGGTATCAACGTGATTTTTGTTCAACCCCAGTTTTCAACCAAAAGTGCAGAACTTGTGGCCAGGGAGATCCATGGCCAGGTGCTGCGGGCCGATCCCCTGGCACTGGACTGGTTGGAGAATATGAAAAAAATAGCTGCGCAGTTCAAGGAGGTTCTAAAATAG
- a CDS encoding Fur family transcriptional regulator — translation MCIHCDYRKLFEDAGVASTPNRLRVLEIIGSNNFPLSAADIHETLERSAHINRVTVYRILDLLVEKQIVVRIATGGRAAYYGMAPNAQHPAHPHFYCTQCGRMDCLTPETVDIDFHAFENTFPGRIDKFELRIDGICRNCLKKKE, via the coding sequence ATGTGTATCCACTGTGATTACAGAAAATTGTTCGAAGATGCGGGAGTGGCTTCCACCCCCAACCGGCTGCGGGTACTGGAAATCATCGGCAGTAATAATTTCCCTTTGTCTGCCGCAGATATCCACGAAACCCTGGAGAGATCAGCCCACATCAACCGGGTAACCGTATACCGCATCCTGGATCTGCTGGTTGAAAAACAGATCGTGGTCCGGATCGCCACCGGCGGCCGGGCTGCCTACTACGGCATGGCTCCTAATGCGCAGCACCCGGCCCACCCTCATTTTTACTGCACTCAGTGCGGGCGTATGGACTGCCTGACACCCGAAACCGTGGACATTGATTTTCACGCCTTTGAGAATACCTTCCCGGGCCGTATAGATAAGTTTGAGTTGCGTATAGACGGCATCTGCCGAAACTGCCTTAAAAAGAAGGAGTAG
- a CDS encoding ATP-dependent nuclease translates to MISNIQIQNFRGFYNHSLRFKKSCIIVGKNNAGKSTVVEALRLVSLITNKYRTSVYKKRPTWLDAPSGLIGVSPSIKNIGINFDTIFFHYGSSPSIITAEFNDKNRITIYVGDGGKIFAVLRNSRGTIVKTRSKALKLNLTPINIFPQVGPVQKKEMILNSDYVKSNIGSHLSSLHFRNQLYLFPELFQKFKEAVEETWPSVTVKELIATGELDEKQLSFQVRNENFVAEVAEMGHGLQVWLQIIWFLTRVSNNSTVILDEPDVYMHADLQRRLIRFLRNKYNQILITTHSTEIMAEVGPEDILVIDKEKPESTYANTFPIVQTLIEQIGSAQNIHMARLWNAKRLILVEGKDIKLLKIFQNSLFPNSDAPFDAIPNMSLGGWGGWNYAIGSSMLLKNSLNQNIFTYCIFDSDYHTAEEISTRLDQANDKGIFLHIWSKKEIENYLLIPSALQRVIENNLAKRTSSPSIDEIEQRLMTILSEMEESVLDAISSELLKQNRGWTAGKSNKEARKLICDSKAQEESIISIASGKYVIKKFADWSQQEFGVSLNAIAIAKEMTAQEIPNELIKIVTSIEKSAVFKE, encoded by the coding sequence ATGATTTCAAATATTCAAATCCAAAATTTCAGAGGATTTTATAACCATTCTCTTAGATTTAAAAAGAGTTGCATTATTGTTGGCAAAAATAACGCTGGAAAATCAACAGTTGTTGAAGCACTGCGTTTAGTCTCCTTAATTACAAATAAATACAGGACTTCAGTTTATAAAAAGCGCCCAACTTGGTTAGATGCTCCTTCAGGGTTAATTGGAGTATCACCATCCATTAAAAATATTGGAATAAATTTTGATACTATTTTTTTCCATTATGGTTCATCTCCAAGTATCATAACCGCAGAATTTAATGACAAAAACAGAATCACTATTTATGTAGGAGATGGTGGAAAAATTTTTGCTGTTCTGCGTAACTCCCGAGGTACCATTGTTAAAACACGTAGCAAGGCATTGAAACTCAATTTAACGCCAATTAATATTTTCCCACAAGTAGGCCCGGTACAGAAGAAAGAGATGATTCTTAATTCTGATTATGTAAAAAGCAATATTGGTTCCCATCTTTCCTCCCTACACTTTCGTAACCAATTATATTTATTTCCAGAACTGTTTCAAAAATTTAAAGAAGCCGTTGAAGAGACATGGCCAAGTGTCACCGTAAAAGAACTAATCGCTACCGGAGAGTTAGATGAAAAACAACTTTCCTTTCAAGTAAGAAACGAAAATTTTGTAGCTGAAGTTGCTGAAATGGGGCATGGATTGCAGGTCTGGTTGCAAATAATTTGGTTTTTGACTAGAGTTTCTAATAATTCTACTGTAATTCTTGATGAACCAGATGTTTACATGCATGCAGACCTGCAAAGACGGCTTATTCGATTTTTGAGAAACAAATATAATCAGATCCTAATAACGACTCATTCAACAGAGATCATGGCTGAAGTTGGGCCTGAAGATATTTTAGTGATTGATAAAGAAAAGCCAGAATCAACTTATGCAAATACATTTCCAATTGTACAAACCTTGATAGAACAAATTGGAAGTGCTCAAAATATTCATATGGCTCGTTTGTGGAATGCAAAACGTCTGATTCTGGTAGAAGGGAAAGATATCAAACTTCTAAAAATATTCCAAAACAGTCTTTTTCCAAATAGTGATGCACCCTTTGATGCTATTCCAAATATGTCTTTGGGAGGTTGGGGAGGTTGGAATTATGCCATAGGTTCATCGATGCTATTGAAGAATTCATTAAATCAAAACATATTTACATATTGTATATTTGATTCTGACTACCATACTGCTGAAGAAATCTCAACACGATTAGACCAAGCTAATGATAAAGGAATCTTTCTACATATTTGGTCGAAAAAGGAAATAGAGAATTACCTTCTAATTCCATCAGCACTACAACGAGTTATCGAAAATAATCTGGCGAAAAGAACATCTTCTCCTTCGATTGATGAAATAGAACAAAGGCTGATGACAATTTTATCCGAAATGGAAGAAAGCGTTTTAGATGCTATTTCAAGCGAATTACTTAAACAAAATAGAGGTTGGACTGCAGGAAAAAGTAACAAGGAAGCTCGCAAATTGATTTGTGACTCTAAAGCTCAGGAAGAAAGTATAATTTCTATAGCTTCTGGGAAATATGTCATTAAAAAATTTGCAGACTGGAGTCAACAGGAGTTCGGAGTTTCACTGAATGCCATAGCAATAGCAAAAGAAATGACGGCTCAAGAAATTCCAAATGAATTAATAAAAATTGTTACCTCAATTGAAAAAAGTGCTGTTTTTAAAGAATGA
- a CDS encoding metal ABC transporter ATP-binding protein, with protein MDFSYNGQAVLTDINLTIREHDFMAVIGPNGGGKSTLIRLILGLLKPDKGKIRVLGERPGKHSQALGYVPQNVHINDHFPITSLDVVLMGCLGTGGRFGQSRRTRKECEKDGLVTLERLGMAKHARKKIGELSGGQRQRVFIARSLMTRPRLLLLDEPTASIDSRGQEDFLNLLETLNKDVAIVVITHDLFSVSNYVKSVACVNHGLHYHSQEEIKGQMLETMYECSVEDVCRVQVLSQVLPGVVGHKNSGGRDGNP; from the coding sequence GTGGATTTTTCCTATAATGGACAGGCTGTTCTTACCGACATCAATCTGACCATCCGGGAACATGATTTCATGGCCGTTATCGGACCCAACGGCGGAGGAAAATCCACGCTGATCCGGCTGATCCTGGGGCTTCTAAAGCCCGATAAAGGTAAAATCCGGGTGTTGGGGGAACGTCCCGGCAAGCATAGTCAGGCCCTGGGATATGTGCCCCAGAATGTCCATATCAACGACCATTTTCCCATTACCTCTTTGGATGTGGTGCTCATGGGTTGCCTGGGTACGGGAGGGCGTTTCGGGCAGTCCAGACGGACCCGAAAAGAGTGTGAAAAAGATGGGTTAGTCACTCTGGAGCGCCTGGGTATGGCCAAACATGCCCGGAAAAAAATAGGGGAGCTTTCCGGGGGACAGCGTCAGCGGGTGTTTATTGCCCGGTCTCTGATGACCCGGCCGCGCCTGTTACTTCTTGACGAACCCACGGCCAGCATCGACTCAAGGGGTCAGGAAGATTTTTTAAACCTGCTTGAAACCCTGAATAAGGACGTGGCCATTGTGGTGATCACCCATGACTTGTTTTCCGTGTCCAATTATGTCAAATCCGTGGCCTGTGTGAACCATGGGCTGCATTACCACTCCCAAGAAGAGATTAAAGGACAGATGCTTGAAACCATGTATGAATGCTCGGTGGAAGATGTTTGCCGGGTACAGGTGCTGAGCCAGGTCCTGCCCGGGGTAGTAGGACATAAAAATTCAGGGGGTAGAGATGGAAATCCTTAA
- a CDS encoding helix-turn-helix transcriptional regulator, giving the protein MDEMLTTRQVAKYLNVNEKMVYSLIADKGLPASKVTGKWLFPIDLVCQWVENGTQNFPEQAKLPPYHGLVLISGADDLLLDTLVCTFNLKHSEHMVLSGLSGSLAGLKALRKNLCHIACCPSADENNDTGVPFKDKEIAQAPAVVNLCHREQGLIIQKDNPLGISSLKDLSHKGLTMVNRRLGTGTRQLLDRELKRLGIDAESINGYETCVSRHMDAGLAILNGNAQAAPGIRAVANLLGLDFISLCWERFDLFVNKDNFFDQGVQLFLAMLKGKVIQRTADELGGYDLSMTGKMVYPETGNDDEQ; this is encoded by the coding sequence ATGGACGAAATGCTTACCACGCGGCAGGTGGCAAAATATCTTAATGTAAACGAGAAAATGGTCTATTCTCTGATCGCTGACAAGGGCCTGCCGGCATCTAAAGTAACCGGGAAATGGCTGTTTCCCATCGACCTTGTCTGCCAATGGGTTGAAAACGGTACCCAGAATTTTCCCGAACAAGCAAAGCTTCCCCCGTATCACGGGCTGGTTCTCATATCCGGCGCCGACGATCTGCTGCTGGATACCTTGGTCTGTACATTCAACTTGAAACACAGTGAACACATGGTGCTGTCCGGCCTGTCCGGTAGCCTGGCAGGACTCAAGGCCCTGAGAAAAAATTTGTGCCACATTGCCTGCTGCCCGTCGGCAGATGAAAACAACGATACCGGTGTTCCGTTCAAGGATAAAGAAATTGCCCAGGCCCCGGCGGTTGTCAATCTGTGCCATCGAGAGCAGGGCCTGATTATCCAAAAAGATAATCCCCTGGGGATTTCATCTCTAAAAGATCTTTCCCATAAGGGTCTGACCATGGTCAATCGGCGTCTGGGTACCGGGACCCGGCAGCTTCTGGACCGGGAATTAAAACGGTTGGGCATAGATGCTGAATCCATTAACGGATATGAGACCTGTGTCTCCCGGCATATGGATGCAGGTCTGGCCATACTTAATGGAAACGCCCAAGCCGCGCCGGGCATCAGAGCCGTGGCCAATCTTCTCGGCTTGGATTTCATTTCTCTGTGCTGGGAGCGTTTTGACCTTTTTGTCAATAAAGACAATTTTTTTGACCAGGGCGTTCAATTGTTTCTGGCCATGCTCAAAGGTAAGGTGATTCAAAGAACTGCCGATGAACTGGGTGGATACGATTTGTCCATGACCGGAAAAATGGTTTACCCTGAAACCGGCAACGATGATGAGCAATGA
- a CDS encoding HAD hydrolase-like protein produces MIENIFFDLDGTLTDPKEGITRCIQFALEEFDVERPHADQLTWCIGPPLRDSFSKILETTDKDKIKHAYTTYRKRFADKGLYENRVYPDVHNSLNLIKKSGFKIFLATSKPGIYAKQILDHFDLSKYFNKAYGSNLNGSLTDKGKLIAHILKTENLDPGKTVIVGDRLYDIAGGKKNGIMTAAVTYGYGSQEEITSSKPDIIFDAFSDLLPFLKITTPTRAECHQR; encoded by the coding sequence ATGATTGAAAATATCTTTTTTGATTTGGATGGAACCTTGACAGACCCTAAAGAAGGGATAACTCGTTGTATACAATTCGCTCTTGAGGAATTCGACGTGGAGAGACCTCATGCAGATCAGCTTACCTGGTGTATCGGCCCACCACTCAGAGACTCTTTTTCTAAAATATTGGAAACCACCGATAAAGATAAAATTAAACATGCTTATACCACTTACCGAAAACGGTTTGCAGATAAAGGGCTGTATGAAAACAGAGTCTATCCAGACGTTCATAACTCCCTTAATCTGATTAAAAAATCAGGGTTCAAGATTTTCCTTGCCACTTCAAAACCTGGAATATATGCAAAACAGATACTTGATCATTTTGACCTCTCCAAATATTTCAACAAGGCTTATGGAAGCAACCTGAATGGTTCTCTGACTGATAAAGGTAAGCTGATAGCCCATATTCTCAAAACCGAAAACCTTGATCCAGGAAAGACTGTCATTGTCGGAGATAGGCTTTATGACATCGCTGGTGGTAAAAAGAACGGAATCATGACAGCAGCTGTCACATATGGCTATGGGAGCCAGGAAGAAATCACCTCATCGAAACCAGATATTATATTTGACGCATTTTCTGACCTGTTACCTTTTCTGAAAATAACCACACCGACAAGAGCCGAGTGCCACCAACGGTGA
- a CDS encoding shikimate kinase, producing the protein MIRQRKKEISQNLNLALIGMPAVGKSTVGVILAKQLGFDFLDTDILIQTKENMSLAQIIKKKGLKGFLDIEAGHLLGLGGKRRVISTGGSVIYREQAMCHLKEIATVIYLHADLPTLLTRLSDIEARGVAIDPSNSIDSLYKERTPLYDKFCDIKITCGQNQPGQVAADIAAALADKI; encoded by the coding sequence ATGATTAGACAAAGAAAAAAAGAGATATCCCAAAACTTGAACCTTGCATTAATCGGCATGCCGGCTGTTGGAAAAAGTACCGTAGGGGTGATTTTGGCAAAACAGCTGGGATTTGATTTTCTGGATACGGATATTTTGATCCAGACAAAGGAAAATATGAGCCTTGCCCAGATTATTAAAAAAAAGGGGCTTAAGGGCTTTCTGGACATTGAGGCCGGCCACCTGCTCGGCCTTGGCGGTAAACGCCGGGTCATTTCCACCGGCGGCTCAGTCATCTACCGAGAACAGGCCATGTGCCATCTGAAAGAAATTGCCACCGTCATCTATCTGCATGCAGACTTGCCCACCCTGCTGACCCGGCTCTCCGATATTGAAGCCCGGGGGGTTGCCATTGACCCGAGCAACAGCATTGATTCGCTTTACAAAGAAAGAACGCCCTTGTACGATAAGTTCTGCGACATCAAAATAACGTGTGGTCAAAACCAGCCGGGTCAGGTGGCAGCAGATATTGCCGCGGCATTGGCAGATAAAATATAA
- a CDS encoding DUF1178 family protein codes for MIVFDLECINGHVFEGWFDDRDDLNRQQEQGLLQCPVCDSSSVSPKLSAVAIRKSASPSLGGSGREMASQAHLDAMAELAEKMTAYVENTYENVGSSFAKEALEMHYGAKEYKQIRGTTTKEEEKTLEKEGVPVVKIPILKKDNDDLN; via the coding sequence ATGATAGTATTTGATTTGGAATGTATTAACGGCCATGTTTTTGAAGGCTGGTTTGATGACCGGGATGATCTTAACCGGCAGCAGGAGCAGGGTCTTCTGCAATGCCCGGTGTGCGACAGTTCTTCCGTAAGTCCCAAGCTTTCTGCGGTGGCCATACGAAAATCTGCGTCCCCAAGCCTTGGCGGTTCCGGCCGGGAGATGGCTTCCCAGGCCCACCTGGATGCCATGGCCGAGCTTGCCGAAAAAATGACGGCCTACGTTGAAAACACCTACGAAAATGTAGGCTCCTCCTTTGCCAAAGAAGCGCTGGAAATGCATTACGGGGCCAAGGAGTATAAACAGATCCGGGGCACCACAACCAAGGAAGAGGAAAAGACCCTTGAAAAAGAGGGGGTGCCGGTAGTAAAAATTCCAATCTTGAAAAAAGATAACGACGACCTTAATTAA
- a CDS encoding metal ABC transporter permease, which translates to MEILKYEFMRHALAAGLLTSIICGIMGTLVVVNRIVFLSGGIAHAAYGGIGMAFYFNWPVIPSTMGFSLGASLVMAAVTLNNRQRADTVIGVIWAVGMAFGIILVDLTPGYNVDLMSYLFGSILTVPGSDLIIMGVLGALILFLVAFFYKELMAVSYDEEFAGLRGLPVRGIYFSLIAMLGLTVVMVIQVVGLIMVIALLTIPPFMVEKYARSLGAMMIGSSLLGACFTMAGLYLSYRFDLTSGAAIIMVAGTVFLVALGLEKLWAFIPRTVQHAGELKR; encoded by the coding sequence ATGGAAATCCTTAAATACGAATTCATGCGCCATGCACTTGCTGCAGGGCTTTTGACCAGCATCATCTGCGGCATTATGGGCACCTTGGTGGTGGTGAACCGCATTGTGTTTTTATCCGGCGGCATTGCCCACGCAGCCTATGGCGGGATCGGCATGGCATTTTATTTTAACTGGCCGGTGATCCCTTCCACCATGGGGTTTTCCCTGGGCGCCTCCCTGGTCATGGCGGCAGTTACCCTGAACAACAGACAAAGAGCCGATACGGTCATTGGTGTGATCTGGGCCGTGGGCATGGCATTCGGCATTATTCTGGTGGACCTGACCCCGGGGTATAATGTGGATTTGATGAGCTATCTTTTCGGCAGCATTCTTACCGTGCCCGGATCAGACTTGATTATAATGGGTGTTCTCGGTGCCCTGATTCTTTTTTTGGTTGCCTTTTTCTATAAGGAATTGATGGCGGTTTCCTATGACGAGGAATTTGCGGGCTTGCGGGGACTTCCGGTGCGCGGGATCTACTTTTCCCTGATTGCCATGCTCGGACTTACCGTGGTCATGGTGATCCAGGTGGTGGGGCTGATTATGGTGATTGCGCTGCTCACCATCCCGCCGTTCATGGTGGAGAAATATGCCCGGTCCCTGGGCGCCATGATGATCGGTTCAAGTTTGCTGGGTGCCTGTTTCACCATGGCGGGGCTGTATCTGTCCTACCGGTTTGACCTGACCTCGGGGGCTGCGATTATTATGGTGGCCGGCACTGTATTTTTGGTCGCCCTGGGTCTTGAAAAACTCTGGGCTTTTATACCCAGAACCGTTCAGCATGCCGGAGAATTAAAAAGGTGA